CAAATTCAGGTCAAACTTTTCGTAGTTATCCGGAGCAAACAAAAGTTTTTGCCGCTGGTTATCTTCCGGTAACATATCTAGGCTAAATATATCGGGGAATGCATCGTTATTAATGTCGGCTATCTCGTTACCCATAGATGATTGTGAAGTGTGGCCGACACTTTCCTGTAATTGGTTCCGGAAGGTACCGTTCTGGTTGTTGATATAAAGAAAATCGGGTATGGTGTAATCGTTGGATATATAAATATCTAACCAACCGTCGTTGTTTAAATCAGAAATACCGGCGCCTAAGCCATACGTCAGAGCCGAACTTTGTATGCCGGCATTTTCGGTTATATCTATAAATTGGCCTGCATCATTCCGCAAAAGCCGGACTCCAATTTCGGTATTTACTTCTTTTAAAGTGGCGGCAGTTAACACTTCATCCAGCACTGGCGAAGGTTTGGGATTATGGTTCAGCAGAAACATATCCAAGTCGCCATCACGGTCGTAATCAAAAAAAGAAGCATTGGTAGTGTAAGCTGGGTTTGTAAGTCCTAATTGCGCAGCCTGATCAGTAAACCGTGGAACACCATTGGCATCTGGCCCTTGATTGATAAAAAATTGGTTTACACGCTTTTCTGGACGTACGTTACCCGAATAGCAAACAAAAATATCTAACAGGTTATCACCATTAATGTCTACCATGGTAACGCCGGTTTTCCAAGGGCCTTCACGGCCCGTAACACCTGCCGGTAAAGTAATATCCGAGAACTGCATATTACCTTTATTTAAGTAGAGCCGGTTGGAGCCCATGTTACTGGTAAAATACAGATCCTGCAAACCATCGTTGTTAATATCCCTACAGCCACGCCGCCCCCGTTGTAAAAATATTCATACATCAGCACGTTGGTGTTTAAGCCTTCGGTGAGGGTATTGGCAAAAGTTACCCCGGTTTTTTCGGGCGGTAAAAGGGTAAATAATGGAGCAGTTACCGGGTCGGGCACCCTGCTTGTAGCTTTTTTGGAAGAATCTGGCTGGCAAGCAAATACCAGCATAGTTAGTAGTATAACAAAAAAAGCAAACTTAGATGGCAACAATTTTTTAAAATTAAAATAGCTGGGATATAAAGAAAAAAATCTATGCCGGTTGGGACCAGCATAGATTTTAAATTTACAAAAAAAACAAATTCTTAATAACCTGGGTTCTGAACTAATTTATCATTCCGGTTCATTTCATCGCGATGAATAGGGAAGAAATACATTTTATCCTGCCATTGCCGGTTTTCGATACCGGGATCAATAGTTAACGGACGGTAAGTATAGTTGTAAGTCTCCGGATCATACTTGTATACATCAACGGATTTGCCAGGTTTTAAGGTACCGGTTATACTAATAATACCTACTTTTTGACCCAATGTTTCTGGAGCAATCATCCAGCGGCGGGCATCTGAGAAGCGATGCTCTTCGTAAACCAGTTCTATTTCACGCTCATTACGATACCGTTGTCTTAAGGCATCGCCTGATTCCGTTACAGCCGGCATACCAGCCCGAAAACGAACTTTGTTTAACCAGGTTCTTGCCTCGTCTTCCTGACCCAATTCAATGCAAGCTTCCACATAATTTAATAAGGCCTCTGTATACCGGAAGAAAGGCCATGGAATTTCCTGACGGGTGTTTTGATCCTGAATAGCCGGGTTTGGATCAACAAATTTTTGCATGTAATAGCCAGTCCGGGTTCCGTTCCAATCTTCTACCGAACTATTGCGGGTATCGAGGCCAAAATAAGACACCGGATTACTGGCACTGCCAATCTGATACTGGCCAGTCTGAATTTGATTGTTCGGGTCTTTAGCTTGTACATCCGGGGTACGTGGTTTCCAATTAGCTCCATCGTACAAAATGGTAGCATAAAAACGCGGATCGCGGTTTTGATAAGGAGCACTCGCTTTAGCTGGATCAGACCAGTTAAATGGCGTTCCATCCATCATTTCATAATCGTCTACCAGGTTTTGGGTAGGAGTATTACCCGCCCAGTTATGGTAACCATTCGGTCCGTTATTCCGACCTACCCAGCCTCCGGCTTCATCGCGGGCATTGATATAATACCGACCAAACAATATTTCTCTTTCACCACC
The sequence above is a segment of the Adhaeribacter swui genome. Coding sequences within it:
- a CDS encoding RagB/SusD family nutrient uptake outer membrane protein; amino-acid sequence: MNNKIKNISLSLITAVFLVTGCDDDFVNTKPLGEVQASETWKDPALAEAFITEIYNGLGQGGFDEQMMASLTDEAIFTHPGRGINTITESRSNPADIGWMNGTRDWDDLYRRIRACNLALENLATPQFDNPSLADRLRGETKFMRAYYYHQLVRYYGGVPIVAEAYELGQPDYTIARNTFEECVNFIVKDAEEAAQLLQGKNMVKGRATQAAALALKSRILTYAASDLYDASTAKSKSSVISAFQNAALLGYVSGDRMERWQKARDAAKAVLDLPGYGYELNLTAPVSPAQGTENYKIIAMGGGSATVPKGGEREILFGRYYINARDEAGGWVGRNNGPNGYHNWAGNTPTQNLVDDYEMMDGTPFNWSDPAKASAPYQNRDPRFYATILYDGANWKPRTPDVQAKDPNNQIQTGQYQIGSASNPVSYFGLDTRNSSVEDWNGTRTGYYMQKFVDPNPAIQDQNTRQEIPWPFFRYTEALLNYVEACIELGQEDEARTWLNKVRFRAGMPAVTESGDALRQRYRNEREIELVYEEHRFSDARRWMIAPETLGQKVGIISITGTLKPGKSVDVYKYDPETYNYTYRPLTIDPGIENRQWQDKMYFFPIHRDEMNRNDKLVQNPGY